The following coding sequences lie in one Candidatus Cloacimonadota bacterium genomic window:
- a CDS encoding amidohydrolase family protein: ENRFPTRKELDGVLPNKNLVLRRIDGHSCMVNQFACDSILGNATKLHCEDAVFRGIENDKAVHWFHNNIDDELILKAYHAAADIALKGGFTTIHTMVGDANMSNGHYLLLKDHLKDFAIDFELYPQSFNIDNTLNLGAKRIGGCILADGSIGSMTAALYEPYMGKPMRGTLYQTDHFWNEFIQKAHYHNLQVAVHCIGDRAIDQINKIYHQLAMQDYKDLRHQLIHCEITDDILLEHIHQSKAVPVMQPNFDMLWGGDSGFYAKLLGAERVRNMNRFGSMMDKGITITGSSDWYITDLNITSSIYAALNHHNVKERLSLAKAVKIYTENAAWLSHDENRRGSIQKGYDADFSVLKQNPETASLNNPTNVAMIIKKAEVVYEDMPH, translated from the coding sequence CGAAAACCGTTTTCCCACCAGAAAGGAGCTGGATGGTGTTCTTCCTAATAAGAATCTCGTATTACGGCGTATAGACGGTCATTCCTGTATGGTAAACCAGTTTGCTTGTGATAGCATTTTAGGAAACGCAACCAAGTTACATTGTGAAGATGCAGTTTTTAGAGGCATAGAGAACGATAAGGCGGTACATTGGTTTCATAATAATATCGACGATGAACTCATCTTAAAAGCCTATCATGCTGCCGCAGATATTGCCCTGAAAGGTGGATTTACAACCATACACACTATGGTGGGCGATGCAAACATGAGCAATGGGCATTACTTGCTTTTAAAAGATCACCTGAAAGATTTTGCCATCGATTTCGAATTGTATCCCCAAAGCTTCAATATTGATAATACTCTAAACTTGGGTGCCAAAAGGATTGGAGGTTGCATTTTGGCGGATGGTTCTATAGGCAGTATGACGGCTGCACTTTACGAGCCTTATATGGGCAAACCAATGCGAGGTACATTGTACCAAACCGATCATTTTTGGAATGAATTCATTCAAAAAGCCCATTACCACAATCTACAGGTTGCAGTTCATTGTATTGGAGATAGAGCCATAGATCAGATCAATAAAATATACCATCAATTAGCGATGCAGGATTATAAAGACCTCAGACACCAGTTGATTCATTGCGAGATTACGGATGATATACTTTTAGAACATATCCACCAATCCAAAGCAGTTCCGGTTATGCAACCAAATTTTGACATGCTTTGGGGTGGAGATAGTGGTTTTTATGCCAAGCTTTTGGGCGCAGAAAGAGTGAGAAATATGAACCGCTTTGGATCGATGATGGACAAAGGAATCACAATTACCGGTTCATCAGATTGGTATATTACAGATTTAAACATCACAAGCTCTATTTATGCCGCTCTTAACCATCACAACGTAAAAGAACGGTTAAGCCTTGCAAAAGCCGTAAAAATCTATACCGAAAATGCCGCTTGGCTATCCCACGATGAAAACCGACGCGGATCTATTCAAAAAGGATATG